DNA from Halobaculum sp. XH14:
CAGCAGTTCTCCAGGTCGTGAGTCCTGAGCCGCGGCGTCACCACGCTCCCGTCGGGGTCGGTTCCCATCCGCGTCGTCCCCATGTGGTGGAACGCGGGACCGGTGCTGTCGGGGCCGACGGTCCACCGGACGTCGACCCCGAGTTCCGACAGGACGGCGTGCTGGATCTCGTTGGCCCGTTCGAGCGTCCGCCTCGTTCGGTCGTCGAGCGACCAGCGTATCTTCGGCACCGGGTTGCCGTGGTCGTCGGTCCGCGAGGGGTCGAGCTCGATCCGGTTCTCCGCGCGCGGAAGCTGTCCGACCAGCCCGCCCATGGCGACGTGGGTGCCGTACGAATCGCGGAGGGTCCCCAGCAGGTCGTCGCCCCACTCCTCGGCCGAGAGCGCCATCTCGACGGGCGAGGGGCCGGCGTAGTTCAGGAACTCCAGCTTGATGGGGCCCAGATCACCGTCGGCGGGTGGAATCGAGCCGGCCGTCCCGGACGCGCCGGCCCCCGGTCGGTCGTAGAACTGGTGGGACTCGCTGGTGAGAAAGCCGACGTGGTTCTGCCGGGTCGGCTCGTCGAGCACCCCGCCGGCGCCCGCGAACAGGTGGTCCATGAAGTAGCGGCCGACCAGCCCCGAGGAGTTCGCCAGGCCGTCCGGATGCCGGGCCGACTCCGAGAGCAACAGCAGTCGCGCCGTCTCCACCCCGCCGCAGGCGACGACGAACTGGCGGGCCTCCTGCCGATGCTCCGTCCCGTCCGGCGTCGCGTACACCGCCGCTTCGACGCGGTCGCCGGACTCGTCGTGTTCGAGCCGCTGGACGGGCACCCGGGTCAGCAACCGCGCGCCGGCCTCCTCCGCCCGCTCGACGTGGCGCTCGGCGCTGTACTTCGCCCCCGAGGGACAGACCGGTTTGCAGGTTCCGTAGCCGACGCAGGCCGAGTCGTCCCCCCGCGACTCGGAGAGCCGGGCGTTCGGCACCGAGTGTGTCGCCACCCCCAGCCGCTCGCACGCCTCGGCGAACAGCGAGTCGCTGTAGGACGGCGGGAACGCGGGCAGGTCGTACGGCTCCTCGCGCGGCGGCGCGAACGGGTTGTCGGCCGCGCCCGAGACGCCGAGCGCCCCCTCCGCGGCCGCGTAGTACGGCCGCAGGTCCTCGTAGTCGATGGGCCAGTCGGCGGCGACGCCGTCGCGCGTCCGCCGTCTGAAGTCCGACTCGTGGAGCCGCATCACCATCCCCTGCCAGTGGAGCGTCGACCCGCCGACGCCCTTCACCCGGGCGGCGTTCAGCGGGTAGTGCCGGTCCCCGCCGGTCGTGTACGCGTCGCGCTCGCCGCCCATCTCCCAGACGGAGTCGGGTCCGTACGCCGGCCTGATGTCGCGCTCCATCCGCTCGGTTCTGTCGCCATCGAATCGTTCGCCGGCCTCGAGCACGACGACGTCGTGGCCCGCCCCGGTGAGCCGGTGTGCGACGAGCGCGCCCGCGGGGCCGCTGCCGACGACGCAGACGTCCACGCGCCCGCTCGGCGTCCGGTCGGCGTCGGCGGACGCGGCCGGGTCGTCACCGTCCGTTGACTCACGCATCGTCGGTCCCCGCGGGCGTCCTCGTGCCGGGGTCCGATCCGGTCGTGTCGTCGGTCCCACCGCCGGTGTCGGCGGCGGCGTCCCCGTTCGTCGGCGGTTGCCGGTAGCTCACCGTCCCGCCGGGGAACCCCTGCGGGTTCTCGATACCGACGAGCTCGCCGCCGGTCGGCGTGGTGTAGAGCGCGTACAGCAGTTCGTTGACGAGGAAGTGCCGGACGCGTTCGGGGTCGTCGCCGTCCGGAACCGGGTCGGCCGTGTCGACGGCCATCTCTCGGAGGTGGGCGTCGCGGGCCGCCGGGTCGAGGTCGGCGAAGCGCGCGTCGCGCCACGCCTCGGCGTACTCGTCCAGCGTCTCGACCGCGTCGGCGACGCCCTCGCGGTGGTTCGGTCGGTCCCGGACCCTGCCGACGCAGTACGTCTCCACGAACTCGGGCACCCCCGATACCGTACTCGGGTAGACCGTGCGTGCGACCGCCACGAGCGCCTCCCGCTCCGCGGGCGTGAACCGTCCCTCCGTCGCCTCGCCGTCTCCCCACTCGAGCCCCGCACAGCCCCCGGCGACCGCCGCACCACCGGCGGCCAGCGCCGCGAGCGCGTCACGACGGCTCAGCTGCATGGCCGACGGGTTAGGGTAGCCTAAACAAATGGCTTGTCATCCGGACGAGGGCGGCGCCGGTCGGCGGGCCCGTCAGCCGGTCCGGTCCGGGGCCGTCCGGTCCGACGCCGTCGGGTCCGACGCAGCGGAGTTCGAGGCCGTCCCGTTCGGCGCCGTCCCGTCGATCGTCGTCCCGTTCGACGCGGACAGGGCAAGTTCGACGGAGACGCCGTCGGCCGCCGCCTCGGGGACGTAGGCCGCCTCGCCGCCACAGAGTCGCGGCGTGGTGCAGACCTCCGCGTACGGCGTCAGCGCCCGGACCTCCTCGTCGTCGAGGAGGACGGGCACGTCGAGCCGGTAGCTGAACGCGCCAGTCCCGCCCGTGCTGACGTACACCACGAGTTCGAGCGTCTCGCGGCCGGTGACCGGAACTGCGGTGTCGTTACCGACGGGGGCGACCGCCCCGTCCACGGTCGCGCGCCCCGCGGCGACCGTCAGCGACAGCGGGAGCGAGGACGGCGTGCAGTTCGCCGCGTACAGCGCGCTCCCTTCCTCGCTCCGGAGCCGGAGCGACACCGACTGCGCGTTCGCCGGGACCCCGAGCGTCGCGTTGAGCCGAACTTTCCCGCCCGAGACGTGCCGGACCCGCTGGATGCGCGGCTCGACGGTCACGCCGGCGGTCGGGGCCCAGTCGCCGCGGTAGGTGTACCGATGCACGGTCCGCTCCGGGAAGGCATCGACGACGGCGAACTGCTTCTCCCGGAGCGCGTACACCGCGTCGCCGTCGTAGTCGGGGTCGTTCCGCAGCGCCTGGAACGGGTGGTTGAGCCAGTCGCCGTAGGGGGTGGGGAGGAACACGAGCGCGTCCTCGAACGACCGGTCCACGAACGGTTCGTACGCCTCCTCGTAGGCGGCGGTGACCTCGGCGTTGCGGTCGATCGGCCCGCCCAGGGCCGTCGCCGCCGGAACCGCGAACGCCGCCGCGCTGAGCACCGTGACGGCGGCGAGGACGGCGGCCGCGCGCGACTCGGAGGACGCCCGGTCGCGCACGTACCCCGGGAGCCGTCGACCGAGGATGACCAGCGCGTGGGCGGCGAACAGCCCGGTCGGGACGAGCAGGTCGAAGTGGTAGTACGGTCCGAGCCCCGCGATCAGCCCGTCGCCCGGCGCGGTCAGGTTCCCGAGGACGTTGAAGTTCCCCCAGAAGAAGACGTTTCCGAGCGGGACGGAGACGGCGAGCCCCGCGAGCGCGACCTGTCGAGAATCGACGCGGTCGATGCCGGTTCCGCCTGCGATCCGGGCACCCAGGTCACTGCCGGCGGCGGAGCCGACCGCACGCGCGCCGAACAGACCCAGTCCGATCGCGGCGAGCAGCGTTCCCGCACGACCCCCGGCGACCCAGTCGGTGAGGAACGCGGCGAGCACGCGCGCGTTCGCCTCCAGCGCGAGTTCCGGCGTGTACTGAACCTCGTGGCCGAGGATCTCTCGGTGCCCGAAGCCCAGGCCGTCCGCGGGAGCGAACGCGACGTACGGGAACACCAGCGGGTCGCCCGTGAGGACGGCGTTGTACGCGAGCGCGGCCGCGACGCCGCCACAGCCGAGCGCCGCGGTGACGAGGTTCCGGGAGAGCGCGCCCCGGTCGAGTTCGCTGACGAACTCCCCGCGGTCGAACCCGTCCGCGGCGAGGCCCCGAACCGTCGACCCCGAACCGAGGATGCGCCACCCGGCGTGGGCGACGAACGGCGCGGCGAACAGCGTCGCCGTGTACGGCCGGGAGAAGAACGCGACGCCGACGGCGACGCCGGCGAGCGCGGCCCACCACGCGCTCCCGGTTCGGTCGGCCCGGAGGTACGCCAACGCGAACAGCAGGTTCCAGAGCGTCGTCGCGGCGTACGGGAGGAACACGCCCGACTGGACGACGAACAGCGGGGAGGCCAGAACGAACGCGGCCGCGAGGACCCCGTGGCGGGCGTCGAACGCCTCCCGCACCGTCAGGTGGGTCAGGCCGACGACCGCCGCGGCGATGCCGACGAGCGCGACCTGCGGCCCGCCGAGCAGCGTGCCGCCGGCGAACATCGCGGCCGGGACTGGCGCGTA
Protein-coding regions in this window:
- a CDS encoding GMC family oxidoreductase translates to MRESTDGDDPAASADADRTPSGRVDVCVVGSGPAGALVAHRLTGAGHDVVVLEAGERFDGDRTERMERDIRPAYGPDSVWEMGGERDAYTTGGDRHYPLNAARVKGVGGSTLHWQGMVMRLHESDFRRRTRDGVAADWPIDYEDLRPYYAAAEGALGVSGAADNPFAPPREEPYDLPAFPPSYSDSLFAEACERLGVATHSVPNARLSESRGDDSACVGYGTCKPVCPSGAKYSAERHVERAEEAGARLLTRVPVQRLEHDESGDRVEAAVYATPDGTEHRQEARQFVVACGGVETARLLLLSESARHPDGLANSSGLVGRYFMDHLFAGAGGVLDEPTRQNHVGFLTSESHQFYDRPGAGASGTAGSIPPADGDLGPIKLEFLNYAGPSPVEMALSAEEWGDDLLGTLRDSYGTHVAMGGLVGQLPRAENRIELDPSRTDDHGNPVPKIRWSLDDRTRRTLERANEIQHAVLSELGVDVRWTVGPDSTGPAFHHMGTTRMGTDPDGSVVTPRLRTHDLENCWLPSSGAFVTSGAMNPTLTIAALALRVADDLDAELS
- a CDS encoding gluconate 2-dehydrogenase subunit 3 family protein, with protein sequence MQLSRRDALAALAAGGAAVAGGCAGLEWGDGEATEGRFTPAEREALVAVARTVYPSTVSGVPEFVETYCVGRVRDRPNHREGVADAVETLDEYAEAWRDARFADLDPAARDAHLREMAVDTADPVPDGDDPERVRHFLVNELLYALYTTPTGGELVGIENPQGFPGGTVSYRQPPTNGDAAADTGGGTDDTTGSDPGTRTPAGTDDA
- a CDS encoding glycosyltransferase family 39 protein, producing MTGGFVYAVRRRLRTARRRAVEGATRADAVAVLLMVAGALVAALVATGLFPYHSSNHDEAVYLQQAAMLLEGQLVLDPPVVDPFRPWFFVETDAATLYPKYAPVPAAMFAGGTLLGGPQVALVGIAAAVVGLTHLTVREAFDARHGVLAAAFVLASPLFVVQSGVFLPYAATTLWNLLFALAYLRADRTGSAWWAALAGVAVGVAFFSRPYTATLFAAPFVAHAGWRILGSGSTVRGLAADGFDRGEFVSELDRGALSRNLVTAALGCGGVAAALAYNAVLTGDPLVFPYVAFAPADGLGFGHREILGHEVQYTPELALEANARVLAAFLTDWVAGGRAGTLLAAIGLGLFGARAVGSAAGSDLGARIAGGTGIDRVDSRQVALAGLAVSVPLGNVFFWGNFNVLGNLTAPGDGLIAGLGPYYHFDLLVPTGLFAAHALVILGRRLPGYVRDRASSESRAAAVLAAVTVLSAAAFAVPAATALGGPIDRNAEVTAAYEEAYEPFVDRSFEDALVFLPTPYGDWLNHPFQALRNDPDYDGDAVYALREKQFAVVDAFPERTVHRYTYRGDWAPTAGVTVEPRIQRVRHVSGGKVRLNATLGVPANAQSVSLRLRSEEGSALYAANCTPSSLPLSLTVAAGRATVDGAVAPVGNDTAVPVTGRETLELVVYVSTGGTGAFSYRLDVPVLLDDEEVRALTPYAEVCTTPRLCGGEAAYVPEAAADGVSVELALSASNGTTIDGTAPNGTASNSAASDPTASDRTAPDRTG